Genomic window (Gymnogyps californianus isolate 813 chromosome 2, ASM1813914v2, whole genome shotgun sequence):
atattctataCAATTTCTTTATAGAAACGATTACAAAAAGAACTATTGGCATTGCAAAATGATCCACCTCCAGGAATGACTCTAAATGAAAAGAGTGTACAAAATTCAATTACACAGTAAgtataaatactattttatttttgctatcaAGCTGAAAAGCTAAGTAATGAGAAGTTCTCTGCATGCCACTTCCACCACTTATTCCAAGGAacattctgcattttcatttttagtctAGGGAGTGAAACATTGTTCTACTTAATGAGCATATTGCAGTCATGTGCTGGACACTCTCAGGAACTGGACAGTGAAttcattaaatttttattagGCATTTTACTGTTTAACAAAATGTCAATTGGTAAAAGCTTCTGcatattttagaataaaatagtTTAACAGTCTTTCATAGCTACTAACCTCTGAAACCCCTCTAGATTTACTGAAATAATGGAGTAGCTGGTTTAGAGTTTCTACATTATTTGTGTTGAGTATATTGCGTAGCTGTTAATTTCCATTACCTTCTTTCTCTAAAGCAAGTGGAGGAAACTTCTTAAAGAGCAAAGTTATTTAAGTACATTTGTTTGCACTTTCCCCCCTGCtgtagttttttttctgtgattagcgaaatggaaggagaaacaTGGTTAAATATTCTGTGTTCTGCCCATTGAAATGGACAGGGGTTGTTCCTGGTattaatttaaactgtttttttaattgactgaAATTCAAAAGGTTTAGACTGTGGTGACATTTCTTTTAGATAATTTTCGTAGTTTAATTTtagagaaatgttaaaaaattcTTAGCAGATATAAACATTTATGAGAGTATGAATCTCAGGCTATATGTATGTTCTGGACTATATTATTGATTGATGgatcaatttaaaaatgtaacatagAGCTGACTTCTGATGTTGCTTCACATCTGTACTTTTGGTGATGACACTCAGACCATGTTACATGAGGCTTTTCTGAGCCTTGTATGTACTGAGTTAAACActgctattgctttttaaatgatgctGGGTTTTGTGATACTTCATGCAGAAGAATATGACTAAAACAAATTGAAATAGCACTTTCCAGAATTtgatacaaataataataaactggTGTACGATTCCTGAATTACAGCTCGTGTTTCTTGATTTactttgggttttctttcagaagcaaaatacttaatttttctgaaaaaaggaCTCAATCTAATATTGCAAGTGTTTTTCactcatttaaacaaaaacaaccattaagtgaaagtttacagcagatgaagagatggaaaaggaaaaaaatctgttgtgggtttttttttctgctcatggatttccatttttcttagGATGTCTCTGTTCCCAGAGTACTgcctcattattttttctgctatgtacaatttttatacctttcaaTACCTTGCAAATAAAAACTTCTTGTTTAGTGCCATGCTAGATTTTGGAATTGTTACTGTTTAAGAAGCTTCCTGTCACATGtaacattgtattttttctctttgagggTTTTTGGTGCCAAGTAGCATGTTCTGAGTTCACTAATCAAGTTGCAGTTTGAACTGGTGCAGTAAAGATTTGTGTAGCAATACTAGCTTGGGTTTGAAAGATGTTGAATAAAATAATTGGATCCCATGATGTAACTGGGTCATTTGAAACGTTAAGCaaacatctattttaaatacacaagGATTAGGAATTTGAGATGGCTAAACCGTAAAGCACACAGGAAAGATGGGTTCTAGTGATTCCTTGACCATAAAAGGAGCAATGTCTAGGCAGAGTTATCTTCTACTTAGtaaatgaaactattttaaaaacttgaaagtGGAGGTTCTGGATCACAAGGACCAATAAAGCTGAAGAGTATTGGTGTACCATGTGTATAAATGTAAAAGCAGAAGGCATAAGAAGAGATAAGTGGTCTGGAGTGCAGATAGATTAAACTGAAGGAGTCTTCACAAAATTAAGATATGGAGCACTAGTACAGCCATCACCATGCTACTGTTGAAGATGCATTCCTCCTGAAGAGTGTGACAGCTAGCAGTTCAGTAGAGAAGcaatttttctcagaaaaaaaaaagagagagtaatagaggggaaaattaaaaaatgtgcacGGCTTAAATACACAGGGAGAGTGTATATGACAGGAGGATGGAGAGGTTGGGAGTAGGATCATCAGGACTGCCAGCTGGAGGAGATGTCGACTTTTCTGAACACATTGCTGTTCTGAAAAATCTCAACTGCGTCAATTGAGTCTGATGTAAATCTTATCTGAGCATTTTTGTAGTCTCTTGCTGAATCTTTACATTATCGTGTTGCTCAAATGTGTAAAGCTCAATCAAGGGTGAAACACAAAAATGGGGAAGTGATGCTGCAAAGGATGGTATTAACTGATCTACAATAGAACTCCAAAATGACAGAAGTTAGATAGCAGAGTGTTGCTGTATGTGTTGAACAATATGCAAAGCATCTATTTTTgactggattaaaaaaaccccaacaacccaacccaaaaccaacaacaataAAACACCCACACCCAACACCTCCCTCTTCGTTCCCCCTGTGCCAACTCCACCTGTCACTTACTTCCATGTTATTATGATggaaggagcagaagcagaggaaaaagagtaCCCTGATATGTTGAGGTGTTATCTTTATTACAATTGCAAAtcatccttttttgttttgttttgtttttaattttctgtgaccttttcctttttatattattaaCTTTCCAGTTTTGGTTCCAGTACCTGCCAGGTTATGTACCATTTAATTTCTGAGTTTTTCACAGATGTAAGTGCAAGAGGAGCATTGCCCTTCCCCCTTGGATACAGACTTTATTTTAACAAACTGTATTGATGATTTCCTtgacagaaaagtaaaacaacatGAAAGAGAATGCATACTAGTTTGTTTCCTTCCAAGCCTGTTTTTGTGTAGGAATAAACTTTGGAACAGGTCTCTTGTTTCAGCTTTGTTGTCTCACATTAACAATCATTTTATTGGGAACTGATGCATCTATGTTGAGATGAAGTCATAATTAATTGTATAATTTGCAGCACTGTATCAATGCCTGTATGTAAAATACCAAGcttgtttctttcaaatgtaGGCTTGATGTGTTAATCACCTTTGTGATTGTTATGATACTAATGGAGAGTTTAGAAGATTTGGCTGTGATTGGTAACTGATTTGATTAGTCCTGTGCTCCAGGAGTAAAATTTGTCAGTCCACAATACtaacaattttttccccattccttAGGTGGATTGTAGACATGGAAGGTGCTCCAGGAACACTATATGAAGGGGAGAAATTTCAGCTTCTATTTAAGTTCAGTAGTCGGTATCCTTTTGATTCGCCTCAGGtaactgctttcttccttcttgcttAACGCTACCTTTAGGTTATAGCTGCATGACACATGCTGAATATTAATATCATCCACATATTCTAATGTGAGGTTTAGTTactttaatttgtattaaaCACATTGTGCAGatgccttttctttaaaaaatgactcTGCAGTGAGGTATAGTGCTGTGACAGTCTACTTGGTTTCATAGGAGATGAAAGAGCAATGTAAACTGGAGGCTTCTTTGAGGTTGATATTCATATCATATGAAAGAGCAACACAGGGTAAAGTAGGAAGATCCACTTTACTGCGGTGTAGGAGTAGAGTAATCAACAAACTGCTTCTTTGTCCCCTCTTTTTACttccaacttcttttttttctagtttatttttaagcctCTTGCATCTTCTCTGCTGCCATTGTTAATACAGCTGGAGAAATTGTGCTTGTGGTAGGGATTCTCATAGATACGTGACATCTTTATGGGAGGCCTGCAAATCTAGTGGTTATAATTGAGGTGTGAGAAAGCTGTGTTGCTTTCATGGCAACATAAAGAACTGAAGGGGCAGCAATACCACTAGGCTGCAGAATGAGCTCTGTACATCCATCCCTCCATTACCTGAGGGAAATGTTACAAAACATGGCTGGTAAGAGTAGTGTTCGGCTGTCACCCccacttttctgaaaaaggaagatgaaaagcaaGAGTGCCTTAGTTCTTGTCCTGTCTGTTTCAGCCCAAAGTTCCAAGAGTGATCTCTGACACTTTTCTCATTGGTGTTGAAACTGAAGCACGGAGCTGTGAGAGACACTTAAACCATAAACATTACATATTTTTAGGTACCGTGATTAAAAACTAGAATGCTGACTTTTCAGTCTTAGGTTTTAAGGAACAAACTGGCCACCTGTACTTCTGCACCTCATCAGGTTTGCAGTGAACTACTCATAGGTGATCCACAAGAGAGTAGCCACTTTCATTTGGTTCCAAGTAGGTACTGTTTGTACTCATTACCCAACCTGTGTGTGTGACTCTGTGCAATTTATTGTAAAACAGCAAATTATATCCATACATGTACACAGACTTTTagcacagaaaacaattaaGAATTTAAGTACTCGATACTTAATTATTGTAGATGACTGGAATTTCCATtacaaaaatgctgctgtgcagtaagtTCATTCTATATTACAAACCTCTGGGTCATAATTCTCTCTCCTGCAAATCTACTTACTGTGAATTGGCAGGTTACACTTCTTCTGCTTAATCACTTGgttgttttctgcctttaaatGTATGTTGTCTATCATAGTGTGCATGCTTTTACTTACCCTAGTATGCCTAGTTCTGGTTTTCCTATAAAAGGAAGACATTAGAAGTGAAATACATTACTGGATTATGAAGGTAAGCTCTTCAAAGCTTAAGAAATATCAGTTTAAAGACCTATGAAAGATCATTCTGCATCCAGTTTTTCTGCTGCCTTAGAAACCTATCTGCCATTTGGCAAATAGGTTAAGCTCTCTAATTTCAGTTTCCTATATGACGGTGTTGCTTCTTTCTTGTAGTCAGTGATGAGGTGGGTGTGTTGTGTACATGTATACATATttgtacacatacatatatctatataacTTAGGAAGCACTTAAGAGGCTTCTGGGTATTATGGTCATGAGTGGTAGAGGTTTATTATGTCATTGCATAAAAGATGACAATGGTTATGTTGGATAAGGAGCTCAGGAGAATAATGCTGCTACAAAGCTTTCACTTTTACTCCATTTCTATTGGTCCTGAGCCAACTGTGTGTTTGACAAAGACTTGATGTAAGAGCAATAGTTGtcaaaattgcttttctaaCCTTTTTTTGACTGTAATATCTTTTAATAGACAGGAGTTAAGGTTCTAAATGCTGTTCTTCCATATTCGTCCATgtcaaatgaaaacatattccatttgaaataatgatctaaaaatatttcctatgtGGTAACATACTTCAGTTGTACAAGTCCTTTGATAGTTTATAGGATTGACGGATTTTACTCTTTATGCTGGAACCTGGATGAGTTGTCCAGAACTTAATTTCTGTTGTGTCCAGGCTTATAGAAATACTCATTTGTGAATCTCATTGTGTTTCCTGGTGTATAACGTTGTGGCTTATGAAATCATTAAAATCCAGTGTTTTGGCTAGGCAACTCTGTTCCTTAGGACATGAAAGACTGAGGCTGCAAGATACAAAAAGTTTAGTTTAATGTCTTTACAGTGTTacctttgcctttttccatGCTGCATAGATATTCATAGGAAAAAACGCTACGTTTAACCATTTATTTAACTTCATCTTCACTAGCTATTTAGGCTtccattgttttattttacatttcaattaATAGCTTCCAAAAATGAATGAACCTAACATGGTAAAGTGTATTATTTAATGTAAGTGAAAATGGCAGATCCACTTCTTAAATAAGATATTATTGTTTTCCTAAAAGCAATACagtcttatttaaaatgtggaCATAAATTACAGTTatgtttgttcttgtttttttagGTCATGTTTACTGGAGACAATATTCCTGTTCATCCTCATGTTTATAGCAATGGTCATATCTGTTTATCCATTCTAACAGAAGACTGGTCTCCAGCTCTCTCAGTGCAATCTGTTTGTCTTAGCATTATTAGCATGCTTTccagctgcaaagaaaaggtATGGGCTTTTTTAGCACTGTTGGAGTAGAATAAGTACAAGTTAATAGTTTTCTACTTTGCAAAGTGagattttcatttctcaaatTCTAAAATAGGCAAAACTACTGTATCTACATTTctactactgaaaaaaatactaagctagaactgcaaaaaaacccagtgtaGTAAGTACTTTGTCACTGTTTTCATGGTAACCTGCTCATATATCATTATGGGAAAAGAGGAGTGAATGGAACCCTTCTAGTTGTACTAATTGTGAAGTTCAATCATGGTTTAGGACAATTCGTTGTAAATTGATTCTGTCTCTAAAGGCAGTGCAAAATGACTATTGAAATGTCTTTAGTGCAGATGTTTATAAGGCTTTGCAGCTGTACTATTTCAGTGATAttgataattttcatttcaggaaagtAAATGGTGCTAAGCTGCTTTTTTGGTCATAGATGAGTGGCACTGATATCTTAGACCTTTTTTGTAAAGAGACCACCCTTTTACTCTTGACCATTTCTTTCGCAGTGGATTATCTGTGGAAGTTAGATGTGGTCAGAGCTTGTACATCTGTGCTATCTAAACATGCCTGTTTGTCACATCCCAATCCATCCTGGTCATGTGTATGTGGTagaaaaacacccccaaaatgGCTTTGTATTGTATCCTATGACTTTGGTTTTGCGTAATGATGATGCTTAtgaagaaagctgaagaatATGAAGTATTGATCAGCTATAGATGTTTGTTCACTCACTCCAAGCTGAGACTTGTGGATGTGAATTGGATCTAATATATCAGAATTAGATTCCAGTCTGCAAAGGaatttcatttggtttttttgaacaACAGCTGTTCCTTTCTTgtgggttgttttctttctttttttaaatttagttctTCCTCTGTCTATCTCCAAACCGtttggtatttttcattaatgttttgcTTGGAGTATCTCCAGTAAGAATTGTTACCTGGATCTGTAAGAGATTTTTCTTGACAAAGGTCTAGCCCTGCCTGTTacttcattttcactgcattCACGTGGTAGCCTTTCATAAGCTTATTAAATAGCTCATGTATTACAATACAAGGATTGTTTGATTATTTGTAggtcttttcttctgttgcagaGACGACCTCCAGATAACTCATTTTATGTAAGAACGTGTAACAAGaatccaaagaaaacaaaatggtggTATCATGGTAAGTATTTAACTAGGACCAGgaattttgaagttttttcaGGCTGAAGGCAAGTAAAATGTAGGAAAGTAGGATAAATGTATTCAAAGCCTTTAaactcttcttttaaatttcaaaaagttattaaaatcctgtttctaAGATactctgctgtgatttttttatatcaCATTTTAATAATTCCTGATAGGAAATTTAAACAGCACAGatttatatgttttaaattgGAGGATTGAATTTGAATAAAAGTTCTTGTAAACTGTGTTAGTCCATGACAAGTGTTAAGTTTGGGGTTGGGGAAGGTCCAAAATGAAACTAGGTTTAGCTCTAAACCCagggctttttgttgttgttggtaaTGCTTTAAGAGCTTTTACGGCGATTAAAAGATGCCTATGTGTTTGTAAACAGCTATGTGTTTTAATAGATTTCCACTGTTAATCAGAATTTCCAATGTGGGACAGCTGGCTAACTTAAAGGCTCTTAAGAACTAATAGTCAATAATATAGTAATAAGATTCTAAATGTACATGATAAGATACCATACTAAAATTGCTACGTATAGTAGTACTACAGTGTCTGCAGTGTTGTgtcattttggtttgggttggggtttttttgtttgggttttggttttttttttacctttccaTGTACTCTCTGTCTGGCTTTATACGATgtggtttctttctgctgcctcaACATTTGTCATCCTCTTCCCAGAGCTGGAGTTGGCTGTATGTGCTTGTCTTATCCACTCCATTggtgaggaaagaaaggaggagagagtaGAGACGGGctatgcttttcttctctcctccttggTCGCCAacactttctttgctttccctaGGAAAATACTATACAAACGGTAGTTATTAGAAGCCCATGTATTTTTGGGAAGGGATGTGTTAGAGCAGGTAATACTGTACGCTAGGGTGGTGCAGGAGGAGTTGATCCCATCGCTACCTTTCACTGAAGGCTCCATCATAAGACGTCCTCTGTTTTTCActgcctccccaccccaggACATGTCCTGTCCCCTATGTGAAATGAGACCAGGTATTTTGAGACAGTGGGAGGTAATGTCTGGAGAGGCAAATGCCAAAGCCTTCATCCTTAGATTCTTAAAAGCCCGTGGAATGCTTTAACAGGAAAAACTTTAGAGTTTTATAATACTTGCTGAGACCCATGGGTTTTTGATATGTGGTAATGTAACAGAATGAAACTCTGTTTCTCGTAATACTCTAATAGTATCTCTAAAACAAGATGACTTCAATTACAGTAAGAGTAGTGCTATATGTCATAGAATTAAGAGGTTTTTAAGAAACTCAGGACTGTTTATCATGTGGTTGTAcattatgttttttttaaaattgactgCAAGAATAATAATCCCATTGCCCGCAAGGCTGGGTTTTTCATCTTCACCAGATTATTCAGTAGtcactttctcttctctttctgttttcgCACTCTTGTAACGTGTTTGGTGCTTCCCCCtttctagttttgcttttttttaattgacaattTTGGGAGAATTTTtattaactatttttattttcacttgctagttatttttaaagagaaacaagtAAAGTTTCCTTTATTGGCTTTATCTTGTGATTAAAATATGTTCTGTCTACTTTGAATTTGTACTAGTCTCGTTTTGACTCAGGATTGAAGTCTATCAAGGAGAACAGTCTGCAGATAGTACTTTGATTTCTTATTCATGAAATACAATTTGAGTTAAGCAAAACACCAAATGagtatgaaaagaaatgtgggTTATCTGACTCTGAAAGTTGCTATATAATTGTGGCTCAAAACCATCAAGCTGCTTATAGTCCACTGAACAAGTCATTTAATTACTTTGAAGTAACTACACACTGGCTGTTTCCTGAAAGTCAGAAAACCCTACCCCTCCCCAAATTCAGagcaaccaaaaaaccaacctgaAGCAAGAGAAAGCAAGTCAGTTCATTTAAATAACTCATACCAGCTTGCTTcgtaatattttcatttgttttttaacttcctttttaagTACAAATTGCAAAGGAGGTCATGATTAAAAGTTCATTGGGCTTTTCTCCCCCACCATTAAATTCttacattaaaaagtaaaacatgcCGATGTCCATTGGGCAAAAATTTTCTTAAATGCCAGAGGGTTTTTCCTTCAAGTTTTGCATGTCACTTGCTCCTTCTCTCAGTTAcaagtaattttgtttctcttctgtggcCATAAAACAAGACTGCCAAGGCACGATCTTTaaattttcaatgttttcttgATGGGTTTGAAGAAATGGTGGGTTACACTAAAATGGGAAGTGTAGCTTGCCTGCTAATTTTAACCACCTCTCTCTGGAAAAGAACTGTCTTCAATGTTATGTACACCTGAAAAGATTTACAAGCCCTTGGAAAAGGTGATTctgtcatcttcattttctgctcctgcttcaACTAAAGCATCACATATCTAATCTTGTGGTTGAACCACTTTGGGCTGGGTAAATTAGGGAAGAAAAACCATTCCCaaccaagaaagaaaaccagctgtCCAAGGGTAACCACTGGGTGAAATAAATGCCAGTGCTAATACAAGAACATGTGGAGGGAGATACAGAGTGGTTCTGCCCCTTCTGTTGTCAGCTAGCCATTGGACTGGCTTAGCTTTAATGTGAAATTGAATCCCTGTGTtttgaagagaaaggaggaagactGCCATCAATTTTAATATATGCatttgaagcaatttttttttttttttcttcgagTAAGTGCCTGGAATTTATTTAGCTGAGAGCAAGTAGTGCATGGTTGGGAGCTGATGTAAAGCAAACCGATAGGAACACAGAGGGATAAAGTGGCATTTTGAGATATATTCTGACATGTAAACATGAGTCTCTGTGTATTTAGCTTATTACAGAGTTTTTACTCTCTCATTTCATCCCTGCCCCAACAAAGCAACTTATTCCATAAACAAAGTGATGGAGCCTTGTTTGCTACAAACTGATGTCCTCACAAGCCCTGT
Coding sequences:
- the UBE2W gene encoding ubiquitin-conjugating enzyme E2 W isoform X1; amino-acid sequence: MTLNEKSVQNSITQWIVDMEGAPGTLYEGEKFQLLFKFSSRYPFDSPQVMFTGDNIPVHPHVYSNGHICLSILTEDWSPALSVQSVCLSIISMLSSCKEKVFSSVAETTSR
- the UBE2W gene encoding ubiquitin-conjugating enzyme E2 W isoform X2, producing the protein MTLNEKSVQNSITQWIVDMEGAPGTLYEGEKFQLLFKFSSRYPFDSPQVMFTGDNIPVHPHVYSNGHICLSILTEDWSPALSVQSVCLSIISMLSSCKEKRRPPDNSFYVRTCNKNPKKTKWWYHDDTC